A window of Photobacterium sp. GJ3 contains these coding sequences:
- a CDS encoding ChaN family lipoprotein, translating to MKTGYAFLLAALLSGCAAQTPSAGKPLPPTLYDYSIRSPQGNPLTEQQLADALSQADIVLIGEWHSHPGTHLMQTRLLAALYAIQPNLALSMEQFTRDNQALLDQYLQGDIGEQVLIKQGNAWPNYESDYRPLVEFARLNQLDVIAANAPKSIVRCVGRYGADYLNRLPATERQWVAQSLTLENDPYKEKFTQSMHHGDEAQTERQFAAQTSWDDTMAESMVNYLQTHPGHQILHVAGRFHTAEGLGTASRILARNPALNVVMVTPVTKDSPLSAGAPDYQVEVQPLPPRYVQEANMKAAFAQMGQRNSQLQCLGDSQ from the coding sequence ATGAAGACTGGCTACGCCTTTCTGCTGGCAGCCCTGCTGAGTGGTTGCGCCGCTCAGACGCCCTCTGCCGGTAAACCACTTCCGCCCACCTTATATGACTACAGCATCCGCTCCCCGCAAGGGAATCCTCTGACAGAACAACAGCTTGCTGATGCCCTGTCACAAGCGGATATTGTCCTGATCGGTGAATGGCACAGCCATCCCGGGACGCACCTGATGCAAACCCGGCTGCTGGCTGCACTCTACGCCATCCAACCCAATCTGGCTTTATCCATGGAGCAGTTCACCCGGGACAATCAGGCGCTATTGGATCAATATCTCCAAGGCGACATTGGTGAACAGGTGCTGATCAAACAAGGCAATGCCTGGCCGAACTATGAATCCGACTACCGCCCGCTGGTGGAGTTTGCCCGGCTGAATCAACTGGATGTGATCGCAGCCAATGCCCCGAAATCCATTGTCCGCTGTGTAGGACGTTACGGCGCGGACTACTTAAACCGGCTGCCAGCAACCGAACGGCAATGGGTGGCTCAGTCACTTACACTGGAAAATGACCCATATAAAGAGAAATTCACTCAGTCAATGCACCATGGTGATGAAGCCCAAACAGAAAGACAATTCGCAGCCCAAACCAGCTGGGACGACACCATGGCCGAAAGCATGGTCAATTACCTTCAAACCCATCCCGGCCACCAGATTCTGCATGTCGCCGGCCGCTTCCATACCGCAGAAGGATTAGGCACAGCATCCCGGATTCTGGCCCGAAATCCGGCGCTGAATGTGGTCATGGTCACCCCGGTTACCAAAGACAGCCCGCTGTCAGCCGGTGCCCCGGATTATCAGGTTGAAGTCCAGCCACTGCCGCCCCGTTATGTCCAGGAAGCCAATATGAAAGCGGCATTTGCCCAGATGGGTCAGCGAAACAGCCAGCTTCAGTGTCTCGGCGATTCTCAATAA
- the rlmA gene encoding 23S rRNA (guanine(745)-N(1))-methyltransferase, with amino-acid sequence MSYQCPLCHHPLHQAGNHWRCDANHQFDQAKEGYVNLMPAHHKSSKNPGDNKEMMQARRQFLEGGHYAPMRENVLKLLRQFMAPDSQQLLDIGCGEGYYTSAFTELKEAQPALVIHGLDISKIAVKYAAKRYQDCRFCVASSHRLPFADHSLDAMVRIYAPCKAEEIARTLKPGAILLTVTPAARHLYQLKALIYQDVRLHDIQPEALPGLTLAHETQLHYEMALNGDEATALMQMTPFAWKTPESVWTHLKQQQDFHCEADFTLRVYRVPSA; translated from the coding sequence ATGTCCTACCAATGTCCGCTATGTCATCATCCTCTGCATCAGGCAGGCAATCACTGGCGTTGTGACGCAAATCATCAGTTTGATCAGGCTAAAGAGGGCTACGTCAATCTGATGCCTGCACACCATAAAAGCTCGAAGAACCCCGGTGATAACAAAGAGATGATGCAAGCCAGAAGGCAATTTCTCGAAGGCGGTCATTATGCTCCCATGCGGGAAAATGTCCTGAAGCTACTCCGGCAGTTCATGGCACCGGACAGCCAGCAACTACTGGATATTGGGTGCGGCGAAGGCTATTACACTTCCGCCTTCACCGAATTAAAGGAAGCCCAGCCAGCGCTGGTCATTCACGGATTGGATATCTCCAAAATCGCCGTGAAGTATGCAGCCAAGCGCTATCAAGACTGCCGTTTCTGTGTCGCATCCAGCCACCGGCTGCCATTTGCCGATCACAGCCTGGATGCCATGGTTCGAATTTATGCGCCCTGTAAGGCGGAAGAGATTGCCCGCACCCTGAAGCCCGGCGCAATTTTACTGACCGTCACACCAGCAGCCCGTCATCTGTATCAGTTGAAGGCTTTGATTTATCAGGACGTCCGCTTGCATGATATTCAGCCGGAAGCGTTACCGGGGCTGACACTGGCGCACGAAACTCAGCTGCATTATGAAATGGCCCTCAATGGGGATGAAGCCACAGCCCTGATGCAAATGACGCCGTTTGCCTGGAAAACCCCGGAGTCGGTCTGGACACATCTGAAACAGCAACAGGATTTTCACTGCGAGGCTGATTTTACCCTGCGGGTGTACCGGGTGCCGTCGGCCTAA
- a CDS encoding porin yields the protein MKKTLAAAMISSIFASGASYAANIYQGEDGSEVNVYGRLGYNITDKATNNGDTEGQFDARIGLGGSQRVNDQVSVIGWAEYQVGAAEAENGFVNGGEELTARYVWAGIDAGDVGKITGGRVASGIIWLSDIVDVFHASDVALGRQIVEIDNSAVQTFRQDGTLQYQNNFGGLDVSVAYIFGDGSSEDGSANAVLDYGYNTALRYGIELGNGMTLTPVVAYQYNENKGGDESTFWGAGANFVAGNLTVGMEYSENELDFSGAASNSKDEVFEAIVAYNINDFVTVRGGYRNLDNTGGDELELDEYTLEGQYRLTSQSSIYADYVMRDGNNGFSNGFAGDADEDFYNVGLRYEF from the coding sequence ATGAAAAAAACACTAGCAGCGGCAATGATCTCCAGTATTTTTGCAAGTGGTGCGAGCTACGCAGCGAACATTTATCAGGGTGAAGACGGTAGTGAAGTCAATGTTTATGGCCGTCTGGGCTATAACATTACCGATAAAGCGACAAACAATGGCGATACCGAAGGCCAGTTCGATGCACGAATTGGTTTGGGCGGCTCTCAGCGTGTGAATGATCAGGTGTCTGTCATTGGTTGGGCTGAGTATCAGGTTGGGGCTGCTGAGGCCGAAAATGGTTTTGTAAACGGTGGTGAAGAACTGACTGCACGTTATGTCTGGGCAGGGATTGACGCCGGTGATGTCGGTAAGATCACCGGTGGCCGTGTCGCCTCCGGTATTATCTGGCTGTCTGACATTGTCGATGTGTTCCATGCATCTGATGTTGCACTGGGTCGCCAGATTGTCGAAATCGATAATTCTGCCGTACAGACATTCCGTCAGGATGGTACGCTCCAGTATCAAAATAATTTCGGTGGTCTGGACGTCTCTGTCGCTTATATCTTTGGTGATGGCAGCTCTGAAGATGGTTCAGCAAATGCTGTGCTGGATTATGGTTACAATACAGCACTCCGCTATGGCATCGAGTTGGGCAATGGGATGACGCTGACACCCGTTGTGGCTTATCAATACAATGAAAACAAAGGTGGTGATGAGTCCACTTTCTGGGGTGCTGGTGCAAACTTTGTCGCTGGTAATCTGACTGTCGGTATGGAATATTCTGAGAACGAACTGGATTTCTCAGGTGCGGCAAGCAATAGTAAAGATGAAGTGTTCGAAGCCATTGTTGCTTATAATATCAATGACTTTGTGACAGTTCGCGGTGGTTACCGTAATCTGGATAACACAGGTGGTGATGAGCTGGAGCTGGACGAGTACACTTTGGAAGGCCAATATCGCCTGACCAGTCAGTCATCTATCTATGCAGATTATGTGATGCGTGATGGTAACAATGGTTTCAGTAATGGTTTCGCGGGCGATGCGGATGAAGACTTCTATAACGTAGGTTTACGTTACGAATTCTAA